The following proteins are encoded in a genomic region of Prosthecobacter sp. SYSU 5D2:
- a CDS encoding putative Na+/H+ antiporter, producing the protein MSPEPMEILATVLFALAVLHTFSVKRFAHWAHQYPEGSIKENLLHFLAETEVVFGLWAAALFAGIIALTGSVHEAVVYIEGLNYTEPKFVLVVMVVAATRPVVKLAESVISFVARLLPMKEAIAFYVSALVVGPVLGSFITEPAAMTLLALVLKRRYFDHGISQKLAYSTLGLLFVNVSIGGTLTHFAAPPVLMVAAKWGWDTPFMMMNFGWRAVLSCLCSTTLITFLFRRELKGLTAVPNTSGAVPVWLTLMHMGFLAAVVAFAHYPDVFFGVFMLFLGLVTATHEYQDKLKLKEGLLVGFFLAGLVTLGSLQGYWLKPLISSLNGAALFFGATGLTALTDNAALTYLGSLVEGISPDLQYALVAGAVTGGGLTVIANAPNPAGIGILQSAKVFEDEGISPLGLLVGALPPTAIAIVFFWLVG; encoded by the coding sequence ATGTCCCCCGAACCCATGGAAATCCTGGCCACGGTGCTGTTCGCGCTGGCTGTCCTGCACACCTTTTCGGTCAAGCGTTTTGCTCATTGGGCACACCAGTATCCTGAAGGCTCCATCAAGGAAAACCTGCTGCATTTCCTGGCGGAAACCGAAGTGGTCTTTGGTCTCTGGGCTGCCGCTCTTTTTGCCGGCATCATCGCCCTAACGGGATCGGTGCATGAGGCGGTGGTTTACATCGAAGGGCTTAATTACACCGAGCCCAAATTCGTCCTCGTGGTCATGGTGGTGGCGGCCACCCGGCCGGTGGTGAAACTGGCGGAAAGCGTGATCAGTTTCGTGGCCAGGTTGCTGCCCATGAAGGAGGCCATCGCCTTTTATGTCTCCGCTCTGGTCGTCGGTCCGGTGCTGGGTTCCTTCATCACCGAACCTGCCGCAATGACTCTGCTGGCACTGGTGCTCAAGCGCCGTTACTTTGATCACGGCATCAGCCAGAAGCTGGCTTACTCCACCCTCGGCCTGCTGTTTGTGAACGTCTCCATCGGCGGTACGCTGACCCACTTTGCCGCACCGCCGGTGCTCATGGTGGCGGCCAAGTGGGGCTGGGACACGCCCTTTATGATGATGAATTTTGGCTGGCGTGCCGTGCTGAGCTGCCTCTGCTCCACCACCCTCATCACCTTCCTCTTCCGGCGGGAGCTAAAAGGCCTGACCGCCGTCCCCAACACCAGCGGGGCTGTGCCTGTCTGGTTGACCCTCATGCACATGGGCTTTCTCGCGGCGGTAGTGGCCTTTGCCCATTATCCGGATGTGTTCTTCGGCGTCTTTATGCTCTTCCTCGGCCTGGTGACCGCCACCCATGAATACCAGGACAAATTGAAGTTGAAGGAAGGCCTGCTGGTGGGCTTTTTCCTGGCCGGTCTGGTCACCCTGGGTTCTCTTCAGGGTTACTGGCTGAAACCGCTGATCTCCAGCCTGAACGGAGCTGCCCTGTTCTTTGGGGCCACCGGCCTGACTGCTCTGACGGACAATGCCGCGCTGACTTATCTCGGCTCCCTGGTGGAAGGCATCAGCCCGGATCTGCAATACGCACTCGTCGCCGGGGCCGTGACGGGGGGTGGCCTCACCGTCATCGCCAATGCACCGAATCCTGCTGGCATCGGCATTTTGCAATCTGCCAAGGTCTTTGAAGATGAAGGCATCAGCCCCCTGGGCCTCCTCGTGGGTGCCCTGCCGCCGACGGCAATCGCCATTGTGTTTTTCTGGCTGGTGGGATGA
- a CDS encoding Hsp20/alpha crystallin family protein yields the protein MKLTRYAPSFDLGRVADFDQWLRHPFAGFPAVGQLLGEFMPGAASGRLATDVYEDKDNYYARFELPGLKKEDVKVEVHDRLLTVSAERSEKDGDKEESYSLSRSVSVPEGVRGDAIAAKLEDGILTVTLPKQEERKPKLIQVS from the coding sequence ATGAAACTGACACGCTATGCTCCTTCCTTTGACCTCGGTCGCGTTGCTGACTTTGACCAGTGGCTCCGCCATCCCTTTGCAGGCTTTCCTGCGGTGGGCCAGTTGCTGGGTGAATTCATGCCTGGCGCTGCCTCTGGCCGCCTGGCGACGGATGTCTATGAGGACAAGGACAACTACTATGCCCGCTTTGAGCTGCCCGGCCTGAAGAAAGAAGACGTGAAGGTGGAGGTCCATGACCGCCTGCTGACCGTCTCCGCCGAGCGCAGCGAGAAAGACGGCGACAAGGAGGAATCCTATTCCCTCAGCCGTTCCGTCTCCGTGCCTGAAGGAGTCCGGGGCGATGCCATCGCTGCCAAGCTGGAAGACGGCATCCTGACCGTGACCCTGCCCAAGCAGGAAGAGCGGAAACCCAAGCTGATCCAGGTCAGCTAA
- a CDS encoding TerC family protein: MSWISSPEAWIALATLTIMEIVLGIDNIVFISILVDRLPVAERPRARFLGLGFAMVSRVILLLCITWVMQLNSALFTVWEHDISGKDLILILGGLFLLWKSTKEIHHKVEGAHEEAHATGVGRAALSSILIQIALLDIVFSLDSVITAVGMVDDIMVMIIAVMIAVGFMMIFAGTVSDFISKHPTVKVLALSFLLLIGTTLIAEGFHVHFQKGYVYFAMAFSIMVEFLNIRMKTKAAKKAQAAAAATAGK; encoded by the coding sequence ATGTCATGGATCTCCAGCCCGGAAGCGTGGATCGCCCTGGCCACTCTGACGATTATGGAGATCGTCTTGGGCATTGATAACATCGTCTTCATTTCCATCCTGGTGGACCGCTTGCCGGTGGCGGAGCGCCCGCGTGCCCGTTTCCTCGGCCTCGGTTTTGCCATGGTCAGCCGGGTCATCCTGCTGCTGTGCATCACCTGGGTCATGCAGCTTAATTCGGCCTTGTTCACTGTGTGGGAACACGATATCTCGGGAAAGGATCTCATCCTCATTCTCGGCGGCCTGTTCCTGCTGTGGAAAAGCACGAAGGAGATTCACCACAAGGTGGAAGGCGCTCATGAAGAGGCCCATGCCACCGGTGTCGGGCGGGCGGCCTTGAGTTCCATCCTTATCCAGATCGCGCTTCTGGACATCGTCTTTTCCCTGGATTCCGTCATCACTGCCGTGGGCATGGTGGATGACATCATGGTCATGATCATCGCCGTCATGATTGCCGTCGGGTTCATGATGATCTTTGCCGGAACGGTCAGCGATTTCATCAGCAAGCATCCGACGGTGAAAGTGCTGGCGCTTTCTTTCCTGCTCCTTATCGGCACCACACTCATCGCCGAAGGCTTCCACGTTCACTTCCAGAAAGGCTACGTCTATTTTGCCATGGCCTTTTCCATCATGGTGGAGTTCCTCAACATCCGAATGAAGACCAAGGCCGCGAAAAAGGCCCAGGCTGCCGCAGCGGCCACCGCGGGGAAATAA
- a CDS encoding DUF1428 domain-containing protein, producing the protein MSKYIDGFVIPVPQDKIPEYQAIAEKARGIWMEYGALDYRECVAEDKEAREMVSFPALAGTKEGETVVFAYIVYESREHRDEVNAKVMADPRMEEMCPSKSGKEPPFDYKRMAYGGFTTIVGD; encoded by the coding sequence ATGTCAAAATACATTGATGGATTCGTCATTCCTGTTCCCCAGGACAAAATTCCAGAATATCAGGCCATCGCTGAAAAAGCCCGTGGCATCTGGATGGAATACGGTGCTCTCGACTATCGTGAGTGCGTGGCCGAAGACAAGGAGGCCAGAGAGATGGTCTCTTTCCCCGCTCTGGCCGGCACCAAAGAGGGCGAGACAGTCGTCTTTGCCTACATCGTTTATGAATCGCGTGAGCATCGCGATGAAGTGAATGCCAAGGTCATGGCCGATCCGCGCATGGAAGAAATGTGCCCTTCCAAAAGTGGTAAGGAACCGCCATTCGACTACAAGCGCATGGCCTACGGCGGCTTCACAACCATCGTGGGAGACTGA